From the genome of Caldisalinibacter kiritimatiensis:
AAAGTTCTTTTATTAATTTGTCATCCATGTTGTCATACCTCCTAAGCTAGTATATATGAGAACTTATTAGTTATTAATATTTTTGTTAGCAATTAGTTCCATCATATGTATTAATGTATTATTCAATACATCAAGCTTTCTTTCTACTCTAATAA
Proteins encoded in this window:
- a CDS encoding YvrJ family protein — translated: MKEFQTFISQFGFQTFVAAFLLIRVERKLDVLNNTLIHMMELIANKNINN